ATCTATTTACACGGCAATTTCCAATCTTTTTCAAGAATTTTCAGAATAGTGCAACAGATTATTGAGCTCTATAAAATACCCGTCATTAGCATCGAAAAACAATGAAATTATTCAAGTTTGAAATGTAAAAACAGTGTCTTATATACAAACGATGCTTGTTGTATTTACGACACTGTTTTTGTATTGATATCCGATAATGTGTTCAAATTGGTTTACAATATCGGATCATTAAATGAGTTTATTTATACACCTACTACAGTTGTTTGCCACCCTTCAAAGTGACCATGGCGTGATTCTGTACCGTGAATCATTTTATCAGTTAATAGATTCATGGTCATGACATCTGGAACAATGTGCATGGTGAGGTGAACATGAATATGTCCATCTTTGCTTAAATGTATGTGAGCTTCTTTTGTTAACCCTTCGAATTCATGTGCAAAATCATGCGCGCTCTTGTTATCGTGGAATGATGCATATAAGAGCACATCACGTGCTGTTTCAAACATCTCCCCTTGTTCTAAGAGTTCTTTACAGTAATCTTGATTTACAATATATTGTTGTTCATAAAGGTTTGGGTAAAGGTAATTGATATAGAGTGATTCTGATCCGTTTGGATGCACTAAAACCTCTATTTCATCGCCCTGACGTTGTTTAAGGGGTTCTGAGATGTTGTCTGCTGTTGGACTTGCAAAGAACAAGTCAACGCTCCCATTTCCAGTAATAGTACCAAGATAAAGGGAACCATGTTCAACCATATCATTCATTAACGAGCTTTCAAGTGTAGAAAGTCGATCAAATTCATCTTCACTTGGATACCCGTCTTCCCTTACTTTATATTTAATCATGACAATAACCCCATGAGGATATTGTTCAAGTCTTTCATGGGCATAAATATCAACGCGCACACTATGTGCTACTTCATCCAATGTAGTTGGATAAAAAACAAATTCAGTTCGTTCACTCATTTATAATGCATCTCCTTTGATTTAAAATTCCTTTTTAAATTATACCTTCAACGTAATCGTATTGTCCATACGGTTTGAATAGAACACGCACTCATTGTATATAATCATGCGCATGATGTAAAGAATAGTGCGTTTTAAACGTAAGAAAAGAAGGCACTGAATGTACCTTCTTAACCCCCTAAGTAGAGTTCCTTAACTTGATCGCTGTTTATAATATCTTCAGCTTTTCCTTCAAGTCTTAAAACTCCGTTTTCAATAATATAAGCATAATCTGCAATTTCGAGTGCTTTCTTAGCGTTTTGTTCAACAAGAAGCACCGTAACACCATCGTTATTTGTTTCCTTGATGATGTTGAAAATCTCTTTAACAATTAATGGCGCAAGTCCCATCGAAGGTTCATCAAGAAGTAAGAGTCTTGGTTTTGATAATAATGCACGCGATATCGCAAGCATTTGTTGCTCTCCACCACTGAGCGTATGCGCATCTTGATTTTTACGTTGCCCAAGAATTGGGAATCGTTTATAGATTACTTCAAGCTCTTCTTTAATTGCTTGATGATCTGAGCGTGTAAATGCTCCTAGCAATAAATTTTCTTCAACAGTCATACCTGAGAAGATACGACGGCCTTCAGGGACATGAACTATCCCCATTTTCACAATATCGTGTGGTTTAACTTTTGACAAGTTTTTTCCTTCAAATGTGATGGAACCACTTTTAGCGTTAATTAATCCTGAAATGGTTTTAAGTAACGTACTTTTTCCAGCTCCGTTTGCGCCAACAAGCGATACTAACTGTCCTTCTTCAACATTAATTGAGATGGATTTAATGGCAGAAATTGAGCCATAGTTAACTTCTAAATTTTCAATTTTTAACATTACGCATCCTCATTTCCCAAATAAGCATCAATAACGAGTTTATTTGATTGTATTTCTTTGGGTGTTCCTTCGGCTATACATTTACCGTAGTTTAATACGTAAATACGGTCGCATAGGTCCATTACAAACCCCATATCATGTTCAATAAGGACAATTGTTAGTTCAAATTTTGAATGGATAAGATTGATGAAATCGCGAAGATCATTTGTTTCTTGTGGGTTCATACCTGCAGCAGGTTCATCTAAGAATAAGTATTTTGCACCTGTTGCAAGTGCACGAACGATTTCAAGACGTCGCTGTTCCCCATAAGATAATGAAGACGCTTTTTGTTCAGCCTTGTCCTTTAAGTCTACAATATCAAGATATGAATCCGCCTTTTCTTGCATGATTCGTTCTTCACGATAGAAATTACGTGTTCTAAAGACTGCATCAAATTTAGAATAGTTGACATTAAAATTCATCGCGACTTTAAGATTGTCAAGAAGTGTTAAATCCTTGAAAAGTCGAATATTTTGAAATGTACGGGCGAGTCCAAGTTCTGTAATTTTCTCAACGGACATCCCTGTAAGTTCTGTGGTTGTTTCGCCATTGAGAGAAATTGATCCTTCAGTAGGGACGTAGATACCTGTTAAGCAGTTGAATAAGGTTGTTTTACCTGCACCATTTGGTCCGATAATGCCTACCTTCTCACCCATTTTTACTTCGCAGGATACATCTTCAATCGCTACAACACCACCAAAGCGCTGTGTTAAGTGATTAACCTTTAGTGTTTCCATAGGAGTCCTTTCTACCAAAGAGACGTTTAAAACTCAACTCATAGGAGCCTAAGAGTCCTTTAGGTCGCAAGATCATCATTGCGATTAATAAGATTGAATAAATAATAACGCGTTCTTGAGCAAAGCCTTGGAACACTAAGTTGATGAGCCCAATTACAATTGCTGCAATTACAGAACCGGTGTAACTTCCCATTCCGCCCAACACAACAATAACTAGAATATCAACGGACTTATTAAAATCAAAGAGCCCTGGTTGAATTGCTCTAAAATATGAAGCGTAGAGTGCTCCTGAAATGCTGGCAAAGCATGCACCAATTAAGAAGGCACTTACTTTATACCGTGTTAATGGAACGCCCATTGAAGACGAAGCAATTTCATCTTCTTGGATCCCTTTCCATACGCGTCCAAACCGTGAACGTGTAATTGAGGTTAGGATATAGACTGAGAATACCACGAATATATATACGGTTGTAAAATTAACATGACGTGGAATTCCGGTAATTCCAATTGCTCCATTTGTAATGGTTAGATTCGTAATAATAATGCGGATGATCTCAGAAATCCCTAAAGTGGCAATTGCCAAATAATCCCCTTTGAGTCGAAGTGTTGGAATTGCGACGATCAGTGAAACAATGGCACTGATACAAAGGCCCACTAAGATTCCTAAAACAAATCCAAGGTACCCATCGACAAATTGAAGCGTGATTGCAACCGAATATGCGCCAATTGACATAAAGCCTGCATGTCCAAGTGAAAACTGTCCAGCAACGCCAAGAATCAAGTTTAATGAGACTGCAAGAATGATATTAATTCCAATTGTAATCCAAGCGATTTGTTGTGATACCTGAAGAATTCTCATCGAGATTAAAAGTTGGAACACTGCATATATCGCAAGTGTACACGCAATCCAGATAGCACCAGATTTGAGGTCGCGTTTTGTCATACTTTTGTTCCTCCTTTTTTCCCTAAAATACCAGATGGTTTTACAAGTAAGATGATAATGAGTACAAAGTATACTGCTGCTTCACGCCATAATGATAAACCGATGAGTGAAACAAGTGTTTCAATGCCACCAATTAAAAACCCACCGATAACCGCTCCTGGAAGAATACCAATCCCACCAAATACGGCAGCGATAAATGCTTTGAGTCCGCGAGATACTCCCATAGCTGGTGAAAGGCTGTTATAGTATGCAGCAACAAGTGATCCCGCACCCGCAGCCAGTATACTTCCAAGTACAAATGTGAATGAAACAACAAAATCTACATTAATTCCCATAAGGCTTGCTGCTTCATAATCGATGGATGCAGCACGCATTGCTCGTCCAATCTGAGTGTGATACACGATGTATTGGAGAATTACAAGTAAGATAATTGTTACAACAAAAATGAGTAATTGATTTCCGTTAATCACAACATTACCAAATGTTAGTGAAGGAAAGACACTGACTTCAGGCAAAGTTAACACGTCTGCTCCAAAGATTTTAATGACAATGTTTTGGAGTAATAGTGACATCCCAATCGCGGTAATCAATGCGCTAATCCGTGAAGATTTACGCAGTGGTTTGTAAGCGACTCGTTCGATCACAAAGCCTAAAAGTCCTGCAAATACCATTGCAAGCAACAGAGATGCTAAAAATGGTAATTTCAAATATACCATACCTACAAACGTAGTGTAGGCTCCGATCATAAATACTTCACCATGGGCAAAGTTTATGAGTTTCATAATTCCGTATACCATGGTATACCCTAGTGCAATCAGAGCGTATACGCTTCCGACTGTCAACCAATTCAATATTTGTTGAAAAAACTGGTCCATACAATTCCCCTATTCTATAATTAAACGAAAAGGCGAGTTTTACATCGCCTTGTAATTCTTATGGTGCTACGATGGTTGCTTCTACTTCAACACCATCTTTCAATTCAAGTACAAATGTTGATTTTTCAGCATTGTGTAGTGAATCAATTGAGATTGTTCCTGTAACACCTTCAAATCCTTTAGTACTTTCAATTGCTGCATTTACTGCTTCAGGATCTGCTTTGCCTGCTTTAACTAATGCTTCCAACACCAAGTTAGTGGCATCAAATGCAAGGGCTTGGAATCCTGCTGGTTCTTTACCGTACTCAGCTTTGAATAGTTCTACAAAGTTGTCGCGCGTTTTGCTTTCAACTGTATTTGAATAATGGTTTGAGTAATATACGTTATTTAATGCTTCTGCAGTTGCAAGGTTAATAAGTTCAGCTGAATCATAACCATCAACACCTAGAATTGGATAATCAACGCCAAGTCCGCGTG
This DNA window, taken from Erysipelothrix larvae, encodes the following:
- a CDS encoding ABC transporter ATP-binding protein, with product MLKIENLEVNYGSISAIKSISINVEEGQLVSLVGANGAGKSTLLKTISGLINAKSGSITFEGKNLSKVKPHDIVKMGIVHVPEGRRIFSGMTVEENLLLGAFTRSDHQAIKEELEVIYKRFPILGQRKNQDAHTLSGGEQQMLAISRALLSKPRLLLLDEPSMGLAPLIVKEIFNIIKETNNDGVTVLLVEQNAKKALEIADYAYIIENGVLRLEGKAEDIINSDQVKELYLGG
- a CDS encoding DUF695 domain-containing protein, whose product is MSERTEFVFYPTTLDEVAHSVRVDIYAHERLEQYPHGVIVMIKYKVREDGYPSEDEFDRLSTLESSLMNDMVEHGSLYLGTITGNGSVDLFFASPTADNISEPLKQRQGDEIEVLVHPNGSESLYINYLYPNLYEQQYIVNQDYCKELLEQGEMFETARDVLLYASFHDNKSAHDFAHEFEGLTKEAHIHLSKDGHIHVHLTMHIVPDVMTMNLLTDKMIHGTESRHGHFEGWQTTVVGV
- a CDS encoding branched-chain amino acid ABC transporter permease — translated: MTKRDLKSGAIWIACTLAIYAVFQLLISMRILQVSQQIAWITIGINIILAVSLNLILGVAGQFSLGHAGFMSIGAYSVAITLQFVDGYLGFVLGILVGLCISAIVSLIVAIPTLRLKGDYLAIATLGISEIIRIIITNLTITNGAIGITGIPRHVNFTTVYIFVVFSVYILTSITRSRFGRVWKGIQEDEIASSSMGVPLTRYKVSAFLIGACFASISGALYASYFRAIQPGLFDFNKSVDILVIVVLGGMGSYTGSVIAAIVIGLINLVFQGFAQERVIIYSILLIAMMILRPKGLLGSYELSFKRLFGRKDSYGNTKG
- a CDS encoding branched-chain amino acid ABC transporter permease, with product MDQFFQQILNWLTVGSVYALIALGYTMVYGIMKLINFAHGEVFMIGAYTTFVGMVYLKLPFLASLLLAMVFAGLLGFVIERVAYKPLRKSSRISALITAIGMSLLLQNIVIKIFGADVLTLPEVSVFPSLTFGNVVINGNQLLIFVVTIILLVILQYIVYHTQIGRAMRAASIDYEAASLMGINVDFVVSFTFVLGSILAAGAGSLVAAYYNSLSPAMGVSRGLKAFIAAVFGGIGILPGAVIGGFLIGGIETLVSLIGLSLWREAAVYFVLIIILLVKPSGILGKKGGTKV
- a CDS encoding ABC transporter ATP-binding protein, with the translated sequence METLKVNHLTQRFGGVVAIEDVSCEVKMGEKVGIIGPNGAGKTTLFNCLTGIYVPTEGSISLNGETTTELTGMSVEKITELGLARTFQNIRLFKDLTLLDNLKVAMNFNVNYSKFDAVFRTRNFYREERIMQEKADSYLDIVDLKDKAEQKASSLSYGEQRRLEIVRALATGAKYLFLDEPAAGMNPQETNDLRDFINLIHSKFELTIVLIEHDMGFVMDLCDRIYVLNYGKCIAEGTPKEIQSNKLVIDAYLGNEDA